The sequence CCCTTCCATATCAAACAACCGCAAACTTCCCGTTCTTCCTTTGAGTTTGGAGGCGTTGACGTGAATCATATTCCATTCGCTATTGTACCATGCTTGGAAGAACGCTTGCTGTGGGGGTTGAAGATTTTCAACCCCTACCGCAAGCGTATCACAAGGCGAGCCCACCCAGGCTCCCATTTCGTAATTCGGGTTATGGGGTAATCCTCGATACGTGCGGTGACCTCCTAAAGGAAAAGAAAATAGCTGAAAATCACACGCTGCACCAAGGCTATCAGGATAATTGATGACAGTTAAATTTGAATTAACTGTATTATAGTAGCCTGAAACATATGGATATGAATTACCAGGGAGACTTGACCAGGAGCTAATATATATTTTATTGTCAGGTGCCAGTTTCATCATTACAGGAGATGCTGAATCCGGGATAATTCCTATCAAGGTTTTTGATCCTTGGATGTTTGTGGAATTTAAATCAAACTGATATATATAATTTTGAGAAATTGTGTTTTTAAAATCCAACAAATATAAGAATCTATTATTTGAAGAGAATGCAATACTAAAATAGAAACCTCCAGTAGGATTCGACGGCTCAATATTGACCGGGCTCGATAGCTGACCGGTACATCTGTCAAAGTCATAAAGCTCTATTAAACCTTCCCAATCACATAAGGCCATTTTGGAACCATCAGAATTAAAAGTTAAATCACCGTCTCTTGTTCTACGCAATGAGCCTAAATTTTGAATAGAAACTGGCGTTATTCCAATGGAATCCAAATGATATAAAAAAAAGGAATTATCATAAATCAAAGTTGTGTTATTCCACTTTCGTGTAACCAACCACCAATCTTTACCATTACCATTTCGTACAGCCATTAATCCATCAAACATTGCAGCTGAATCCAGTAAGTAATTTTTTTGAATTACTTCTCCTAGCCCTCCTTGCATTTTTAAATCTACCACATTACTATACAATCCATAATTGGGCCCTGAAACACCTGCCACGAATACATAAAACGTACTATCCAGCATCGATTTTGGAACGATTAGAATATCATGGTACCAACCCAGACAGATTAAGGAGTCGCCATTTTGCATTTTTTGATGACTTCTATTTATTAACTTACCTCTTTGTGCCAATGAACTATTATAGGCTGTTGCATTTGTTGAGGAACCATAAAATAATAAATTATTGTTATGATCAGCAATTGATACTGAAGCGGTCAAATAGGCTTCACTTATTGTAAAATAAGTTACCGGATTTGTAAAAATCACCCCGGCACTATCACCAAAGCACCAGACTTTATTGGAATACTGTGCTTGCAAGGGAAATGCAATATTGAATAACAAGGTTATCGTAAGATTCAATACAAGAAGCCGGTAAAATAAAGTCTTATTCACAGCTTTACAATTTTTAAGTATTGATAATTACTGTTTATATCAGTTATACGAAGCATATAAGTTCTTGAAGTATTGACTGAGATATCCAGGTTGTTACTATCAAATAAAATACTCTTAATTTTACGGCCTGACAAATCAAACATTTCCAGTTGCTTAATATTTTCAGGTAAAATATTAATTAGAGTAAATCTACCTGAAGTTGGATTGGGAAAAGCTTTGACCTTTTCGAGTCTTGTAGTAGATTTTATTGAAGCTTTCCTTGCACCGCCCGTCCAATCATCTTCCAAGTCCCATTTCAAAAGGGCACGGGCTATAAATACCGCCTTACCTCCAATCAATGAATGCAAGCCGGCAATTTCTTCTAATGTTGATGTGTCAGCAGATGTAAATGGAGAATGATTAAATTTACTTTCCAGTAGAATAATGAAAACCTGTTTTAAATTTGTTTCATAATCACAAGTATCATCAATAATTTCCAATAGCGAGTCAGCTTCATCAATGTTATTATTCGCTATCAGTTCCATCACTTTTCTGAACTTTCCAACGTTAGAACTGTCCAACTGAAGATACTTATTTTCAAAATCCTCGTCTTCTTCATTCAAGACTAAACGAGATTGATCGTTTCGGAAGTAGGTGTAAT is a genomic window of Bacteroidota bacterium containing:
- a CDS encoding T9SS type A sorting domain-containing protein is translated as MNKTLFYRLLVLNLTITLLFNIAFPLQAQYSNKVWCFGDSAGVIFTNPVTYFTISEAYLTASVSIADHNNNLLFYGSSTNATAYNSSLAQRGKLINRSHQKMQNGDSLICLGWYHDILIVPKSMLDSTFYVFVAGVSGPNYGLYSNVVDLKMQGGLGEVIQKNYLLDSAAMFDGLMAVRNGNGKDWWLVTRKWNNTTLIYDNSFFLYHLDSIGITPVSIQNLGSLRRTRDGDLTFNSDGSKMALCDWEGLIELYDFDRCTGQLSSPVNIEPSNPTGGFYFSIAFSSNNRFLYLLDFKNTISQNYIYQFDLNSTNIQGSKTLIGIIPDSASPVMMKLAPDNKIYISSWSSLPGNSYPYVSGYYNTVNSNLTVINYPDSLGAACDFQLFSFPLGGHRTYRGLPHNPNYEMGAWVGSPCDTLAVGVENLQPPQQAFFQAWYNSEWNMIHVNASKLKGRTGSLRLFDMEGRLVYEKKIEVIAGGYVTGEISMNAVANGVYLVNLITDSESVSSKLVKF